A DNA window from Mesoplasma coleopterae contains the following coding sequences:
- the rplB gene encoding 50S ribosomal protein L2, whose product MAIKKYKPTTNGRRNMTSIDYKATLTTSTPEKSLLAAKNSKAGRNNRGLITTRHKGGGHKQKYRIIDFKRNKRDVVGTIATIEYDPNRNAFICLVNYLDGEKRYILFAKGMTVGMKIVASEHADIKVGNAAPLKNIPEGTLIHNVELKPGKGGQMARSAGTSVQILGKDDDGKYVTLRLTSGEVRKVLAECYATIGEVGNEEYNLVNWGKAGRNRWRGIRPTVRGSVMNPNDHPHGGGEGRTPIGRKSPVTPWGKKALGVKTRNTKKPSEKLIVRKRNAKK is encoded by the coding sequence ATGGCAATTAAAAAATATAAACCTACGACAAACGGTCGTAGAAATATGACTAGTATTGATTACAAGGCTACTTTAACAACAAGTACTCCTGAAAAATCATTACTAGCTGCTAAAAATTCTAAAGCCGGACGTAACAACCGTGGTTTAATAACTACTCGTCACAAAGGTGGAGGACACAAACAAAAATACAGAATTATTGACTTTAAACGTAATAAAAGAGATGTTGTTGGAACAATCGCTACAATCGAGTATGATCCAAACAGAAATGCATTTATTTGTTTAGTTAATTACTTAGATGGGGAAAAACGTTACATCTTATTTGCAAAAGGAATGACAGTTGGAATGAAAATTGTTGCTTCAGAACATGCAGATATTAAAGTTGGAAATGCAGCTCCATTAAAAAACATTCCTGAAGGGACATTAATTCACAACGTTGAATTAAAACCTGGAAAAGGTGGACAAATGGCTAGAAGTGCTGGAACATCAGTACAAATCTTAGGAAAAGATGATGATGGTAAGTATGTAACTTTACGTTTAACATCTGGAGAAGTAAGAAAAGTTTTAGCTGAATGTTACGCAACAATTGGAGAAGTTGGAAACGAAGAATACAACTTAGTTAATTGAGGAAAAGCTGGACGTAACCGTTGAAGAGGTATTCGTCCAACAGTTCGTGGTTCAGTAATGAACCCTAACGATCACCCACATGGGGGAGGGGAAGGGCGTACTCCAATCGGACGTAAAAGCCCAGTTACTCCATGAGGTAAAAAAGCTCTTGGTGTTAAAACAAGAAACACTAAGAAACCATCAGAGAAACTTATTGTAAGAAAGCGTAATGCTAAGAAATAG
- the rpsS gene encoding 30S ribosomal protein S19: protein MARSLKKGPFVDENLFKKAEVAKDGEVIKTWSRRSTIFPEFIGKTFGVYNGKEFIPVYVTEDMVGHKLGEFAPTRKFGGHGDDKGKK, encoded by the coding sequence ATGGCAAGATCATTAAAAAAAGGACCATTTGTAGACGAAAACTTATTTAAAAAAGCTGAAGTTGCAAAAGATGGAGAAGTTATAAAAACTTGATCACGTAGATCAACTATTTTCCCTGAATTCATCGGTAAAACTTTCGGAGTATACAATGGTAAAGAATTTATTCCCGTGTACGTAACAGAAGATATGGTTGGGCACAAATTAGGAGAATTTGCCCCAACTCGTAAATTCGGTGGTCACGGAGACGACAAAGGTAAGAAATAG
- the rplD gene encoding 50S ribosomal protein L4, which produces MELKVLNVQGQEVKTISLNDSVWNVAPHKQAIYDTVISQQAALRKGTKKTKTRAEVRGGGKKPWRQKGTGRARQGSIRAPHWRGGGVTFGPTPDINYKKSVNKKVRALAFKSALSIKASEQNLVIVDKFDFAKPSTKEMISVMKNLQIDDQKTLIITKENEELVIKSSSNIKGVKTLPSIKLNVFDILNATKLVMTEEAAMAVEGVYA; this is translated from the coding sequence ATGGAATTAAAAGTATTAAACGTCCAAGGACAAGAAGTTAAAACAATTTCATTAAATGATAGTGTTTGAAATGTGGCACCACATAAACAAGCTATTTATGACACTGTTATTTCACAACAAGCTGCTTTAAGAAAAGGAACTAAAAAAACTAAAACTCGTGCTGAAGTACGTGGTGGTGGTAAAAAACCTTGAAGACAAAAAGGAACTGGACGTGCACGTCAAGGATCAATTAGAGCACCACACTGAAGAGGTGGAGGGGTTACTTTTGGTCCAACACCTGATATTAACTACAAGAAATCAGTAAACAAAAAAGTAAGAGCATTAGCATTTAAATCAGCATTATCAATTAAAGCTAGTGAACAAAATCTTGTAATCGTTGATAAATTCGATTTCGCTAAACCATCAACAAAAGAAATGATTAGCGTAATGAAAAATTTACAAATTGATGATCAAAAAACATTAATCATTACTAAAGAAAATGAAGAATTAGTAATTAAATCTTCAAGTAACATTAAAGGGGTAAAAACTTTACCATCAATCAAATTAAATGTATTTGATATCTTAAATGCAACTAAATTAGTTATGACAGAAGAAGCTGCAATGGCTGTTGAGGGGGTATACGCATAA
- the rpsJ gene encoding 30S ribosomal protein S10: MAEQKMRIKLKGYDHAIIDQSISKIIEAAEGTGAKVRGPIPLPTDKQVITILRAVHKYKDSREQFEMRTHKRLLEILNPTPTTMDVLKRVQLPSGVDIEIKL; the protein is encoded by the coding sequence ATGGCAGAACAAAAAATGAGAATAAAATTAAAAGGCTATGATCACGCAATCATTGATCAAAGCATTTCAAAAATTATTGAAGCTGCTGAAGGAACTGGGGCAAAGGTTAGAGGACCTATCCCATTACCAACAGATAAACAAGTGATTACCATCTTAAGAGCTGTTCACAAGTACAAAGACTCTCGTGAACAATTCGAAATGAGAACACACAAAAGATTATTAGAGATTTTAAATCCAACACCAACTACAATGGACGTATTAAAAAGAGTTCAATTACCAAGTGGTGTAGATATCGAAATCAAATTATAA
- the atpD gene encoding F0F1 ATP synthase subunit beta, producing the protein MAAKKTTSKNTVNSANGFVFQILGPVVDVKFSEDNIPMIYDALVVDNNGVELVLEVEQHMGDEVVRTIAMGPTEGLAKGLPVINTNAPIQAPVGDDVLGRMFNVTGHAIDEKPEFTGKRMPIHRDAPAYEELITNAEILETGIKVIDLMIPFAKGGKIGLFGGAGVGKTVLIQELINNIAKAHSGVSVFAGVGERTREGNDLYHEFIEAGVLDKTSLVFGQMNEPPGARMRVALTGLTIAEHFRDEKNMDVLLFIDNIFRFTQAGSEVSALLGRMPSAVGYQPTLSTEMGALQERITSTNKGSITSVQAVYVPADDLTDPAPATTFTHLDAKIVLDRSIASLGIYPAVDPLSSSSRMLDPEIIGEEHYNVALGVQGTLQKYQDLQSIIAILGMDELSAEDKLIVQRARKIRNFLSQSFFVGEKFTGRPGQYVKVSDTVRSFKMILDGEMDDIPEILFLYKGTAEDVIQAYNETKVKNKK; encoded by the coding sequence ATGGCAGCAAAAAAAACAACAAGTAAAAATACTGTTAATTCAGCAAATGGTTTTGTATTCCAAATTTTAGGACCAGTTGTTGATGTTAAATTCAGCGAAGATAATATTCCTATGATCTATGATGCTTTGGTTGTAGATAACAATGGAGTTGAATTAGTTTTAGAAGTTGAGCAACACATGGGTGATGAAGTTGTTAGAACAATTGCAATGGGACCAACTGAAGGACTGGCAAAAGGTCTTCCAGTTATTAATACAAATGCTCCAATTCAAGCACCAGTTGGTGACGATGTTTTAGGACGTATGTTTAATGTTACAGGACATGCAATTGATGAAAAACCAGAATTCACAGGTAAAAGAATGCCTATTCACCGTGATGCACCAGCTTATGAAGAACTAATTACTAATGCTGAAATTTTGGAAACAGGAATTAAAGTTATAGACTTAATGATTCCATTTGCTAAAGGTGGAAAAATTGGATTATTTGGTGGAGCCGGAGTTGGTAAAACAGTTTTAATTCAAGAATTAATTAACAATATTGCTAAAGCTCACAGTGGGGTTTCAGTTTTCGCTGGAGTTGGTGAAAGAACTCGTGAAGGAAATGACCTTTATCATGAATTCATCGAAGCTGGAGTTTTGGATAAAACAAGTTTAGTATTTGGACAAATGAATGAACCACCAGGGGCACGTATGCGTGTTGCTTTAACAGGTTTAACAATTGCTGAACACTTTAGAGATGAAAAAAACATGGATGTGCTATTATTCATTGATAACATTTTCAGGTTTACACAAGCAGGTAGTGAAGTTAGTGCCTTATTAGGGCGTATGCCTTCAGCTGTTGGATATCAACCAACTTTATCTACAGAAATGGGAGCATTACAAGAACGTATTACTTCAACAAATAAAGGATCAATTACATCAGTTCAAGCTGTTTATGTACCAGCTGATGATTTAACTGACCCTGCACCTGCAACAACATTTACACACTTAGATGCAAAAATTGTTCTTGACCGTTCAATTGCAAGTTTAGGAATCTATCCTGCAGTTGACCCACTTTCATCTTCATCAAGAATGTTAGATCCAGAAATTATTGGAGAAGAACATTACAATGTAGCTTTAGGTGTTCAAGGAACTCTACAAAAATACCAAGATTTACAATCAATCATTGCAATCTTAGGTATGGATGAATTAAGTGCAGAAGATAAATTAATTGTTCAAAGAGCACGTAAGATAAGAAACTTCTTGTCTCAATCATTCTTTGTAGGAGAAAAATTTACAGGTCGTCCTGGACAATATGTAAAAGTATCTGACACAGTAAGATCATTTAAAATGATTCTTGATGGTGAAATGGATGACATTCCAGAAATCTTGTTCTTATATAAAGGAACAGCTGAAGATGTTATTCAAGCATACAATGAAACAAAAGTTAAAAATAAAAAGTAG
- a CDS encoding organic hydroperoxide resistance protein — protein MSKIYETTVTNTGGRTGEVISSDGKFSLKISSPTLNLEGTTNPEQLFAAGYSSCFNGALQAVMAKNKVSFKTNVTAKVALHNNGELNFNISVDLQVEIIGADKEIAEKLMHEADLVCPYSKALKNNVEVTLSLK, from the coding sequence ATGAGTAAAATTTATGAAACAACAGTAACTAATACAGGAGGAAGAACTGGAGAAGTTATTTCATCTGATGGAAAATTTAGTTTAAAGATATCATCACCTACATTAAATTTAGAAGGAACAACAAATCCTGAGCAATTATTTGCAGCAGGATATAGCTCATGTTTTAATGGAGCATTGCAAGCTGTAATGGCTAAAAATAAAGTTTCATTTAAGACAAATGTAACAGCAAAAGTGGCTTTACATAATAACGGAGAATTGAACTTCAATATATCAGTTGATTTGCAAGTTGAAATTATAGGAGCAGATAAAGAAATTGCTGAAAAATTAATGCATGAAGCAGACTTGGTATGTCCTTATTCAAAAGCTTTAAAAAACAATGTAGAAGTTACGTTAAGCCTAAAATAA
- the rplW gene encoding 50S ribosomal protein L23 translates to MHLTEVIKKPVLTEKSFLGHANGVYTFLVDRRANKVQIKKTFEEIFEVKVESVRTMNYDGKEKRMGRFVGKTNNYKKAIITLKDGETLDILSDL, encoded by the coding sequence ATGCATTTAACAGAAGTAATTAAAAAACCTGTGTTAACTGAAAAATCATTTTTAGGTCACGCAAACGGTGTATATACTTTCTTAGTTGACAGAAGAGCTAATAAAGTTCAAATTAAAAAAACATTCGAAGAAATCTTTGAAGTAAAAGTTGAATCAGTAAGAACAATGAACTATGACGGAAAAGAAAAAAGAATGGGTAGATTTGTCGGAAAAACAAATAACTACAAAAAAGCAATCATCACTTTAAAAGATGGTGAAACATTAGATATTTTAAGTGATTTATAG
- the rplV gene encoding 50S ribosomal protein L22: protein MEAKAYLNMIRISPRKVRLVADTIRNKPVAAAIATLYNLDKRSAEPVLKLLNSAIANAVNNNGMDADKLFVKTIFVNEGPTLKRFRPRAHGRAYEILKRTSHITIIVSDERI from the coding sequence ATGGAAGCAAAAGCTTATTTAAATATGATTCGTATCTCTCCTAGAAAAGTTAGATTAGTAGCAGATACAATCAGAAACAAACCAGTTGCAGCCGCAATTGCAACATTATACAACTTAGATAAAAGATCTGCTGAGCCAGTATTAAAATTATTAAACTCAGCAATCGCAAACGCAGTTAACAATAATGGAATGGATGCAGATAAATTATTTGTTAAAACTATTTTTGTTAACGAAGGACCAACTTTAAAACGTTTTAGACCAAGAGCTCATGGTAGAGCATACGAAATTTTAAAAAGAACATCACACATAACAATTATTGTTAGTGATGAAAGAATATAG
- the rpsC gene encoding 30S ribosomal protein S3, which produces MGQKVSPNVLRLGIVRDWEDTWYAEKDQYVKWLDQDIKIREGVLKLLKDAAVSKIKIERTNSNITLIIRTARPAIVLGQEGKNVSNIATAVQKIAKDRNLKVEVKVIEIKNPDADATLVARWIGEQITNRASFRTVQKLAIRKALKAGVKGIKTSVSGRLGGVEMARTEGYIEGSVPLSTLRADIDYALYEAPTTYGQIGVKVWINHGEVIGGQSQRVSEKAPMNNDRRFNNKNNNRGGRK; this is translated from the coding sequence ATGGGACAAAAAGTATCACCTAATGTTTTACGTTTAGGAATCGTTAGAGATTGAGAAGACACTTGATATGCTGAAAAAGATCAATACGTTAAATGATTAGATCAAGATATCAAAATCCGTGAAGGAGTTCTTAAGTTATTAAAAGATGCAGCTGTATCAAAAATTAAAATTGAAAGAACAAACTCAAACATTACTTTAATCATTAGAACTGCTCGTCCAGCTATCGTGCTTGGTCAAGAAGGTAAAAACGTTTCAAATATCGCAACAGCAGTTCAAAAAATTGCTAAAGATAGAAACTTAAAAGTTGAAGTTAAAGTAATTGAAATAAAAAACCCTGATGCAGATGCAACATTAGTTGCAAGATGAATCGGAGAACAAATTACAAACCGTGCTTCATTTAGAACAGTTCAAAAATTAGCTATTAGAAAAGCTTTAAAAGCAGGAGTTAAAGGAATTAAAACTTCTGTAAGTGGACGTTTAGGTGGAGTTGAAATGGCTCGTACAGAAGGGTACATCGAAGGATCAGTACCTCTATCTACATTAAGAGCAGACATTGATTATGCTTTATATGAAGCTCCAACAACATATGGACAAATTGGTGTTAAAGTTTGAATTAACCATGGTGAAGTTATCGGAGGTCAAAGCCAAAGAGTTTCTGAAAAAGCACCAATGAATAATGATAGAAGATTCAACAACAAAAACAACAACAGAGGGGGACGTAAATAA
- a CDS encoding thymidine phosphorylase — MNYSFSEIIEKKKHSIELSAEEIKWLINSYVKNNVTDYQMAAFAMAVYFNGMTKAETLALTQSYVESGYVYDVSEVTGLKADKHSTGGVGDKTSLVYSPLVASYGVKVCKLSGRGLGVTGGTIDKLESCKGWTSELSKEKFIKTINEVGMSITGQSDDIVPADKKMYALRDVTGTVDSIPLIAASIMSKKLVIDSDSLILDVKVGAGAFMKNIDIAEKLANEMITIGHGYNRKVSILLTDMQKPLGKAIGNAIEVKEAWDTLNNNGPEDLKEVVCTAAGLTLTDLGIFDKLEDAISDCYKKLETGECAHFLQEFVEAQGGNFELIKNYEQNFTTKNKIEVLAEENGYIISQDAETIGLLSMELGAGRKTKEDLIDFSAGIYLNKKTGDVVKTGDVVLTFYTNFDINNDWIEKAKKSFTISSQNEKQQNIIKIIR; from the coding sequence ATGAACTACAGTTTTAGTGAAATTATAGAAAAAAAGAAACATTCAATAGAATTATCAGCTGAAGAAATTAAATGATTGATAAACAGTTACGTTAAAAATAATGTAACAGATTATCAAATGGCTGCTTTTGCTATGGCGGTTTATTTCAATGGAATGACCAAAGCAGAAACTTTAGCATTAACCCAATCTTATGTTGAATCAGGATATGTTTATGATGTTAGTGAAGTTACAGGTTTAAAAGCTGATAAGCATTCAACTGGCGGAGTTGGAGATAAAACAAGTTTAGTATATAGTCCATTAGTTGCAAGTTATGGAGTAAAGGTTTGTAAACTTTCTGGTAGAGGACTTGGAGTAACTGGTGGTACTATTGATAAATTAGAATCATGTAAAGGTTGAACAAGTGAATTATCTAAAGAAAAATTCATTAAAACAATTAATGAAGTTGGAATGAGCATCACAGGTCAATCAGATGATATCGTTCCTGCTGATAAAAAAATGTATGCGTTAAGAGATGTTACTGGAACTGTTGATTCTATTCCTTTAATCGCTGCTTCTATTATGAGTAAAAAATTAGTGATCGATAGTGACAGTTTAATTCTAGATGTTAAAGTTGGAGCTGGTGCATTTATGAAAAATATAGACATCGCTGAAAAACTAGCAAACGAAATGATTACTATTGGGCATGGATATAATAGAAAAGTTTCAATTCTTCTTACTGATATGCAAAAACCTTTAGGAAAAGCTATAGGAAATGCAATTGAAGTTAAGGAAGCTTGAGATACTTTAAATAATAATGGTCCAGAAGATTTAAAAGAAGTTGTTTGTACAGCTGCTGGTTTAACTTTAACTGACCTTGGCATTTTTGATAAATTAGAAGATGCTATAAGTGACTGTTACAAAAAACTAGAAACAGGTGAGTGCGCACACTTTTTACAAGAATTTGTTGAAGCTCAAGGTGGAAATTTTGAATTAATTAAAAACTATGAACAAAATTTTACAACTAAGAACAAAATTGAAGTTTTAGCAGAAGAAAACGGTTACATCATTTCTCAAGATGCTGAAACTATAGGATTACTTTCAATGGAACTTGGAGCAGGTAGAAAAACAAAAGAAGATTTAATAGATTTTTCAGCTGGAATATATTTAAATAAAAAAACTGGTGATGTTGTAAAAACTGGTGATGTTGTTTTAACTTTCTATACAAACTTTGATATTAACAATGATTGAATTGAAAAAGCTAAAAAAAGTTTTACTATTTCAAGTCAAAATGAAAAACAACAAAATATTATAAAAATTATTAGATAA
- a CDS encoding phospho-sugar mutase, protein MVFDKNNKVYGEWINNQKLDDELKSLLVNATDDELHAAFEGIELEFGTAGIRGILGAGPGRFNVYTVKKVTIAFAELLKQNYPNRLNDGIVVGHDNRHNSKQFAKVVAEVLSSFGIKAYLFKENEMMPTPVVSYATKFLNCIGGIVITASHNPSEYNGYKIYDPYGCQLQDEQTAVIAKRMDEISDILSWDYEVNNSLIEVVNEEVINSYVDMIKNLEFYKNEQNSKKDLKIIFSAVNGTGTKFTPKILRESGYDVIEVEEHAFEDETFKNVVNPNPEFDPAWKIPLEYGVKHDADIIIMNDPDADRFGMAIKHNGEFIRLDGNQTGPILIDWKLSNLKRLNSFPKNPALYSSFVTSDLGDRIANEKYGVNIVKTLTGFKWMGREIAKEVDNGLNFVFAYEESYGYVIDDSARDKDGIQASILIAEAAWFYKKQNKTLVDYLEDLFKEMGAYYTFTLNLNFKPEEKKLKIEPLMKSLRSTPLTDIADLKVVNIEDYIDGMYNMPGQDLLKFYLEDKSWFAVRPSGTEPKLKIYFIGVGETVEAAKVKVDKIIEELKIKMNI, encoded by the coding sequence ATGGTTTTTGATAAAAATAACAAAGTTTATGGTGAATGAATAAATAACCAAAAATTGGATGATGAGTTGAAAAGCCTTTTAGTAAATGCTACTGATGATGAATTGCATGCAGCATTTGAAGGAATAGAGTTAGAATTTGGAACAGCAGGTATAAGAGGTATTCTTGGAGCAGGACCTGGAAGATTTAACGTTTACACTGTTAAAAAAGTTACTATTGCATTTGCAGAATTATTAAAACAAAATTACCCAAATAGGTTGAATGATGGAATAGTTGTTGGTCATGATAACCGTCATAATTCTAAACAGTTTGCAAAAGTTGTAGCCGAAGTTTTATCAAGCTTTGGGATTAAAGCATATTTATTTAAAGAAAATGAAATGATGCCTACACCTGTTGTTTCATACGCAACTAAATTTTTAAACTGTATTGGAGGTATTGTAATAACAGCATCACATAATCCTTCAGAATATAACGGTTATAAAATATATGATCCATACGGATGTCAATTGCAAGATGAGCAAACAGCAGTTATTGCTAAAAGAATGGATGAAATATCAGATATATTAAGTTGAGATTATGAAGTTAATAATTCCTTAATTGAAGTAGTTAATGAAGAAGTTATTAACAGTTATGTAGATATGATAAAGAACCTAGAATTTTATAAAAATGAACAAAACTCTAAAAAAGATTTAAAAATTATTTTTAGTGCTGTAAATGGAACAGGCACTAAATTTACCCCAAAAATATTACGTGAATCAGGATATGATGTTATTGAAGTTGAAGAACATGCGTTTGAAGATGAAACATTTAAGAATGTTGTAAATCCAAATCCAGAATTTGATCCAGCTTGAAAAATACCTCTTGAATATGGTGTTAAACATGATGCAGATATTATCATCATGAATGATCCTGATGCAGACAGATTTGGTATGGCTATTAAACATAATGGAGAATTTATTAGATTAGATGGAAATCAAACTGGGCCAATATTAATTGATTGAAAATTATCTAATTTAAAACGATTGAATAGCTTTCCAAAAAATCCAGCTTTATACTCAAGCTTTGTAACAAGTGATTTAGGTGATAGAATTGCTAATGAAAAATATGGAGTTAATATTGTAAAAACCTTAACTGGCTTTAAATGAATGGGAAGAGAAATTGCAAAAGAAGTAGATAATGGATTAAATTTTGTATTTGCTTATGAAGAAAGTTATGGCTACGTTATTGATGACTCAGCTAGAGATAAAGATGGAATACAAGCTTCAATTTTAATTGCAGAAGCTGCTTGATTTTATAAGAAACAAAATAAGACATTAGTAGATTACTTAGAAGACTTATTTAAAGAAATGGGTGCATATTACACTTTCACTTTAAATCTAAACTTCAAACCTGAAGAGAAGAAACTAAAAATTGAACCATTAATGAAATCATTAAGATCAACACCATTAACTGATATAGCTGATTTAAAAGTTGTTAATATTGAAGATTACATTGACGGTATGTACAACATGCCTGGTCAGGACTTATTAAAATTTTATTTAGAAGATAAATCTTGATTTGCTGTTCGTCCAAGCGGAACAGAACCAAAATTAAAAATATATTTTATTGGAGTTGGTGAAACTGTGGAAGCAGCCAAAGTTAAAGTTGATAAAATTATTGAAGAACTAAAAATAAAAATGAATATTTAG
- the rplP gene encoding 50S ribosomal protein L16, producing MLLPKRTKYRKPHKVSFKGKAKGAKTINFGEYGLMSLDGAWIDNRQIEAARIAMTRYMRRDGKVWMRIFPHISMSKKPAEVRMGSGKGNPEKWVAVVKEGTVMFEIAGVSEETAREALRLAMHKLPVRCKFVKRGEE from the coding sequence ATGTTATTACCAAAAAGAACCAAATATCGTAAACCTCATAAAGTTAGTTTTAAAGGAAAAGCAAAAGGAGCTAAAACAATCAACTTTGGTGAATATGGATTAATGTCTCTTGACGGGGCATGAATCGATAACCGTCAAATTGAAGCAGCTCGTATTGCTATGACACGTTATATGAGACGTGATGGAAAAGTTTGAATGAGAATTTTCCCACACATTTCAATGTCAAAAAAACCTGCTGAAGTTAGAATGGGATCTGGAAAAGGGAACCCTGAAAAATGAGTAGCAGTTGTAAAAGAAGGAACAGTTATGTTTGAAATTGCTGGAGTTAGTGAAGAAACTGCAAGAGAAGCTTTACGTCTTGCAATGCACAAATTACCAGTTCGTTGCAAATTCGTTAAAAGAGGTGAAGAATAA
- the rplC gene encoding 50S ribosomal protein L3 — protein MKGILGRKVEMTQVFTANGKLVPVTVVEVQPNTILQVKTLETNGYVATQLGVFDKRENLVNKPELGQFKKANSVPKRFVKEIRNMEGFEVGSVISASDIFETGQYVDVTGISKGKGFAGAIKRHNYSRGPMAHGSGYHRGIGSMGAIINRIFKSKKMAGHMGHVKRTVQNLEVIAIDNNIMLVKGSIPGPNKGFVTIKANVKGLSNTQAAELLVRNAPVATEAPIEAPVVEEVVSTEE, from the coding sequence ATGAAAGGAATCTTAGGACGTAAAGTTGAAATGACTCAAGTTTTTACAGCTAACGGGAAATTAGTACCAGTTACTGTAGTTGAAGTTCAACCAAACACTATCTTACAAGTTAAAACTCTTGAAACAAATGGTTACGTTGCTACTCAATTAGGAGTATTCGACAAAAGAGAAAACTTAGTAAACAAACCTGAATTAGGACAATTCAAAAAAGCTAATTCAGTTCCTAAGCGCTTCGTAAAAGAGATCAGAAACATGGAAGGGTTTGAAGTTGGATCAGTAATTTCAGCATCAGACATTTTCGAAACTGGTCAATACGTTGACGTTACAGGAATTTCAAAAGGAAAAGGATTTGCGGGAGCAATCAAAAGACATAACTACTCAAGAGGACCAATGGCTCACGGGTCAGGTTACCACCGTGGTATCGGTTCAATGGGAGCTATTATTAACCGTATTTTCAAATCTAAAAAAATGGCAGGTCACATGGGACATGTTAAACGTACAGTTCAAAACTTAGAAGTAATTGCAATCGATAACAACATTATGTTAGTTAAAGGTTCAATTCCAGGACCAAACAAAGGATTTGTTACAATCAAAGCTAATGTTAAAGGTCTATCAAACACACAAGCAGCAGAATTATTAGTAAGAAACGCACCAGTAGCTACTGAAGCTCCAATCGAAGCACCAGTTGTTGAAGAAGTTGTTTCTACAGAAGAGTAA
- the deoC gene encoding deoxyribose-phosphate aldolase: MKLNKYIDHTLLKQDATKAEIKQLCDEAIEYDFATVCVNSYWTSYCNDLLKGTNVGITNVVGFPLGACTTATKAFEVTEAIKNGATEIDMVLNIGALKDKNYELVLEDMKAVKKAAGSHVVKCIMENCLLTREEIIKACEIAVEAGLEFVKTSTGFSKSGATFEDVKLMKSVVKDNALVKAAGGVRTFDDAQKMIEAGADRLGTSGGVAIIKGEENNASY; the protein is encoded by the coding sequence ATGAAACTAAACAAATATATTGATCACACACTGTTAAAACAGGATGCAACAAAAGCTGAAATCAAACAATTATGTGATGAAGCAATCGAATATGATTTTGCAACAGTATGTGTTAATTCATACTGAACAAGCTATTGTAATGATTTATTAAAAGGAACTAATGTTGGAATTACTAATGTTGTCGGTTTTCCATTAGGAGCATGTACAACTGCTACAAAAGCTTTTGAAGTAACAGAAGCAATTAAAAATGGTGCAACTGAAATTGATATGGTATTAAATATTGGTGCTTTAAAAGATAAAAATTATGAATTAGTTTTAGAAGATATGAAAGCTGTTAAAAAAGCAGCTGGATCACATGTCGTAAAATGTATCATGGAAAATTGTTTACTAACAAGAGAAGAAATCATAAAAGCCTGTGAAATAGCTGTTGAAGCTGGATTAGAATTTGTTAAAACATCAACAGGGTTCTCAAAATCAGGTGCAACATTTGAAGACGTTAAATTAATGAAATCAGTTGTTAAAGATAATGCTTTAGTTAAAGCTGCTGGTGGAGTTAGAACATTTGATGATGCTCAAAAAATGATTGAAGCAGGTGCTGATCGCTTGGGTACAAGTGGTGGTGTTGCTATTATTAAAGGTGAAGAAAACAACGCAAGTTACTAA